CGGAACCCCACGCGGGTCAGATTTGATAATCAGTGGCTCATCCCGATAAGCGCGCTCCAATTCAACGCCAGGCACGAACACGTGCCTGGGAACCGTGCGAAACGCCGCGGCCACTCGCTCGCTGGACACATGCCCCGACTCTCGGAGTTCACTAACCAGCTGATTCCGCAACTGCTGCAGATCCGCGTGCACGCCGATCACAGTAGCCAGTCTCTCCGCCTCAGCCAGCCGACACTGCGGGTGGTCTGTGTCGGGCCTTTGTCATCGACCGCGCCGCTCAATCGGGAACATATTCACCCAAACGACTTCGCTGCTCTCCAGACAGATTCGACCATCAGCTGGGAGCCCAACTCCTGATAAGCGGTTCTTTCCCCGTCCGCAAGCTCGCGTTTGGCCGGGCCGATACATCGTTCAGGGTGGATCGAGGCTAAAATTTCGTGACGGTTTCAGTTGAGCAAAGGTACTGCAGCTTACCCGCGATGCGCGGGCCGATATCGCTTGTTTGGCTTTAGTGTTGGCTGCTATGGCCGAACTGAACAATTACGTGAAGCGCTGGCGCACAGCGCTTCACGTAACCGTGTCGGCATTGATGGTTGCCATCCTCGGACTCGCCAACACCCCCATAGCTCATGCGGCTGCGGCCACGGCGACGTTGTCAGTGTCACATGCTTGGCAGACCGGTTTCATCGCCCACTTCACCATCACCAACTCGAGCATGGCGCCGCTAGCCGATTGGAAGCTTGAATTCGACTTGCCGGCGGGAGAATCCGTCTCGCACACGTGGAATAGCACCATTACCCAGTCTGGCACGCACTATGTTCTCACCCCCGCGAATTGGAATCGCGTCATTGCACCCGGTGGCTCAGCCACAGGCGGTTTCAGGGGTGTGCTGACCGGTTCCTACTCGCCACCGTCGAATTGTCTGCTCAACGCGCAATACCCTTGCACCTAGAGGCGACTGCGCACTGAAGCTCGACCGCTCCGAGACCCACCAACCCCCAAGCCACATAGCGACTGGACCATAAAACGGGTCCCCCTCACGAATCCTCCGCCGGGGGAGCGGCCCTTGCCCAACCGCTCCGAACCACCCTCTTGGGTATCGACTAGTTCGATTAACACGATGAAACATCAAACTCGGAACTGAGCAGGCCCGACGGCATCGAAATCCGCTGATGTGAACTGTATTAGAAATCGCGCTGCACACTTCGCCATAGATGGCATCACGAAAGCTATTGTTGCACAGTCAGTCCTGGAACCCAAAGCCTATGGGCGGGCGTTCATTTGCTGAACACAAGGGACGATCCGTAATGGGGCCTTTCGTCTACACTGGGTGCATCGCAGCAGAAACCACAACCAGACCAGATGCAAGCGCTTCGCTTTGTCCTCGATCTGTGATGCTCGGCTGCCCACCCGTACATCCTCAACGGGCAGCGGGCCATTCAACATGAGCCGGGCGT
The nucleotide sequence above comes from Mycobacterium malmoense. Encoded proteins:
- a CDS encoding cellulose-binding domain-containing protein, which translates into the protein MAELNNYVKRWRTALHVTVSALMVAILGLANTPIAHAAAATATLSVSHAWQTGFIAHFTITNSSMAPLADWKLEFDLPAGESVSHTWNSTITQSGTHYVLTPANWNRVIAPGGSATGGFRGVLTGSYSPPSNCLLNAQYPCT